One part of the Quercus lobata isolate SW786 chromosome 7, ValleyOak3.0 Primary Assembly, whole genome shotgun sequence genome encodes these proteins:
- the LOC115951626 gene encoding zinc finger protein GIS-like yields the protein MSERISCSNVDSQGTAEAELPTEVELDQLLDLRLSNNVVDGHASKVANNLLDGFDIKSPKSQEGPEPFNEVKEKKQYFPCKYCCKKFSNSQALGGHQNAHKHERAFLKRMASLDCHLNRYYSAMPTLPHLHHGSLNRALGVHMRSMIHKPFHSRPHAGVWYGKEVWSKPQCGVHHLSMGDYWVAGSGFQPRDMMGVNLRDAIDDFEHSSLISNSTGSVANNRIASLWDFQGNSFSRNQQLKAPGLDLSLNL from the coding sequence ATGTCTGAAAGAATCTCATGCAGCAATGTTGATAGCCAAGGAACGGCTGAAGCAGAACTCCCCACGGAGGTTGAATTGGATCAGTTACTAGATCTAAGGCTTTCTAACAATGTAGTGGATGGTCATGCATCAAAGGTAGCAAACAATTTATTGGATGGCTTTGATATAAAGTCTCCAAAATCTCAGGAAGGACCTGAACCCTTCAATGAAGTGAAAGAGAAGAAGCAATATTTTCCTTGCAAATATTGCTGCAAGAAGTTCTCCAACAGTCAAGCTTTAGGTGGGCACCAAAATGCCCACAAACATGAGAGAGCTTTCTTGAAGAGGATGGCTAGTTTAGACTGTCACTTGAACCGATATTATTCAGCTATGCCAAcacttcctcatcttcatcatgGGTCTTTGAATAGGGCTCTGGGGGTTCATATGCGCTCTATGATTCACAAGCCATTTCATTCTCGACCCCATGCTGGAGTTTGGTATGGCAAAGAAGTGTGGTCCAAACCACAATGTGGTGTGCACCATTTGAGCATGGGCGATTATTGGGTCGCTGGAAGTGGGTTTCAACCAAGAGACATGATGGGAGTGAATCTCAGGGATGCAATTGATGATTTTGAGCACTCTTCATTAATCTCAAACTCAACAGGATCTGTAGCTAATAACAGAATTGCCAGTCTTTGGGATTTTCAGGGCAATAGCTTTTCAAGAAATCAGCAACTTAAAGCCCCAGGACTTGACTTGTCCCTCAACCTGTGA